From a single Nitrogeniibacter mangrovi genomic region:
- a CDS encoding RnfABCDGE type electron transport complex subunit D, with product MLSSPFVRKPASVQQVMLTVLVALLPAVALYVWQFGPGIVANLLIASIAAVAGEAFVLWLRGKPVAIYVTDLSAVVTGWLIALTFPTIIPAWILVLATLLAIIAVKHLYGGLGQNPFNPAMAAFCLMIVAYPSAMSQWPPAGWTDLGTHLHLIFGGSLDAVTGATPLDALRTGLRGSATVHSVRTGEAFGLFGGRGWEWIGIGYVLGGLFMLWRRVITWHLPTAFLVAMAIIAALFWGYDPARFASPLFHLASGGTLLAAFFIVTDPVSGATTPRGKLIFATGVAVLAYLIRNFGAYPDGIAFAVLLMNVCVPLIDMKTQPPVFGHKGQ from the coding sequence ATGCTCTCCTCCCCCTTCGTCCGCAAGCCCGCCAGCGTGCAGCAGGTGATGCTCACCGTGTTGGTGGCCCTGCTGCCCGCCGTGGCGCTGTACGTGTGGCAGTTCGGGCCCGGCATCGTCGCGAACCTGCTGATCGCCTCCATCGCCGCGGTCGCCGGCGAGGCCTTCGTGCTATGGCTGCGCGGCAAGCCGGTGGCGATCTATGTGACCGACCTGTCCGCCGTCGTCACCGGCTGGCTCATCGCCCTGACCTTCCCCACCATCATCCCGGCGTGGATCCTCGTCCTCGCCACCCTGCTGGCCATCATCGCGGTCAAGCACCTCTATGGCGGCCTCGGCCAGAACCCCTTCAACCCGGCCATGGCCGCGTTCTGCCTGATGATCGTGGCCTATCCGTCGGCCATGTCGCAGTGGCCGCCGGCCGGGTGGACCGACCTGGGCACCCACCTGCACCTGATCTTCGGCGGCAGCCTCGACGCGGTCACCGGCGCCACGCCGCTCGACGCCCTGCGCACCGGCCTGCGCGGCAGCGCCACCGTCCACAGCGTGCGCACCGGCGAGGCCTTCGGCCTGTTCGGCGGCCGCGGCTGGGAATGGATCGGCATCGGCTACGTGCTCGGCGGCCTGTTCATGCTCTGGCGCCGGGTCATCACCTGGCACCTGCCCACCGCCTTCCTCGTCGCCATGGCCATCATCGCGGCCCTGTTCTGGGGGTACGATCCGGCGCGCTTCGCTTCGCCCCTGTTCCATCTGGCCAGCGGCGGCACCCTGCTGGCGGCGTTCTTCATCGTCACCGATCCGGTCTCCGGCGCCACCACGCCGCGCGGCAAGCTGATCTTCGCCACCGGCGTCGCCGTGCTCGCCTACCTGATCCGCAACTTCGGCGCCTATCCGGACGGTATCGCCTTCGCCGTGCTGCTCATGAACGTGTGCGTCCCCCTGATCGACATGAAAACCCAGCCGCCGGTCTTCGGTCACAAGGGTCAGTGA
- the rsxA gene encoding electron transport complex subunit RsxA gives MSSYLFVILGAVLVNNVVLVRILGLCPFMGVSKKLETAIGMGAATTFVLTLGCATSFLIDHYLLVPYDLVYLRTLSFIVVIAAIVQLTELVIHKTSPLLHQVLGIYLPLITTNCAVLGVPLLNVGLRHDLLESLLFGFGSSVGFSLALILFAGIRERLDGADVPAPFKGTAIAMITAGLMSLAFMGFAGLDRYH, from the coding sequence ATGAGCAGCTACCTTTTCGTCATTCTCGGTGCCGTGCTGGTCAACAACGTGGTGTTGGTCCGCATTCTCGGCCTGTGCCCGTTCATGGGCGTCTCCAAGAAGCTGGAGACGGCCATCGGCATGGGCGCGGCGACCACCTTCGTGCTCACCCTCGGGTGCGCCACCAGCTTCCTGATCGACCACTACCTGCTCGTGCCTTACGACCTGGTCTATCTGCGCACGCTGTCCTTCATCGTGGTCATCGCCGCCATCGTCCAGCTCACCGAGCTGGTGATCCACAAGACCAGCCCGCTGCTGCACCAGGTGCTCGGCATCTACCTGCCGCTGATCACCACCAACTGCGCGGTGCTCGGCGTCCCGCTGCTCAACGTCGGCTTGCGCCACGACCTGCTCGAATCGCTGCTGTTCGGTTTCGGCAGCTCGGTCGGCTTCTCGCTCGCGCTGATCCTGTTCGCCGGCATCCGCGAGCGCCTCGACGGCGCCGACGTCCCTGCCCCCTTCAAGGGCACCGCCATCGCCATGATCACGGCCGGTCTCATGAGCCTCGCGTTCATGGGCTTCGCTGGTCTGGACCGCTACCACTGA
- a CDS encoding arginyltransferase has product MQQDYPYALIQFYVTGPYDCSYLPDQRARSQVATPNHIIDTPVYSELVRNGFRRSGVFTYRPYCDHCRACVPVRIPVDRFTPNRAQRRAMRRHADLTVAELPLAFHDDHYALYQRYQVARHAGGGMDQDSREQYGHFLLQSHVDTRLIEFRENGILRMVCIIDWLTDGLSSVYTFFDPDLPHASYGTWGILWQIEACRQLKLPYLYLGYWIRDSRKMTYKAGFRPLEGRIAGQWRTLTDADLD; this is encoded by the coding sequence ATGCAACAGGACTATCCGTACGCCCTCATCCAGTTCTATGTCACCGGTCCGTACGACTGTTCCTATCTGCCGGACCAGCGCGCCCGCTCGCAGGTCGCCACGCCCAACCACATCATCGACACCCCGGTGTATTCCGAGCTGGTGCGCAACGGCTTTCGCCGCAGCGGCGTGTTCACCTATCGCCCCTACTGCGACCACTGCCGCGCCTGCGTGCCGGTGCGCATCCCGGTGGACCGCTTCACGCCCAATCGTGCCCAGCGCCGCGCCATGCGGCGTCATGCCGATCTCACCGTGGCGGAGTTGCCGCTGGCCTTCCACGACGATCACTACGCGCTCTACCAGCGCTATCAGGTCGCGCGCCATGCCGGCGGCGGCATGGATCAAGACAGCCGCGAGCAATACGGCCACTTCCTGCTCCAGAGCCACGTGGACACCCGCCTCATCGAGTTCCGCGAGAACGGCATCCTGCGCATGGTGTGCATCATCGACTGGCTCACCGACGGGCTGTCCAGCGTCTACACCTTCTTCGACCCGGACCTCCCCCACGCCAGTTACGGCACCTGGGGCATCCTCTGGCAGATCGAGGCCTGCCGCCAGCTCAAGCTGCCCTACCTGTACCTGGGCTACTGGATCCGCGACAGCCGCAAGATGACCTACAAGGCCGGCTTCCGTCCGCTCGAAGGGCGTATCGCCGGTCAGTGGCGCACGCTGACCGACGCGGATCTGGACTGA
- the rsxC gene encoding electron transport complex subunit RsxC, translating into MIAGLFRFNGGVKPETHKNESADTPIRTAPLPARLLVPLRQSARTTARCIVEPGQKVLKGERIGEPDDALSTAVHAPTSGTVIGIELHTMAHASGLGTRCVIIEPDGEDRWIEPRPGDLSGAPREEQLAWLRDCGVVGLGGATFPSHIKVGRGTGIDTLVLNGAECEPWITCDDRLMRERADSILAGAVLLKSLVGAQRIVVGIEDNKPEAIAAMEQAAGALDADIRITAIPAIYPAGGEKQLIRVLTGIEIPHGKLGGDFGVQCFNVGTAHAVHRAIVHGEPLISRVVTLTGNVAEAGNVEALIGTPIADLLEQAGPREDTDRILLGGPMMGFEMPQGDVPLAKGSNCVIACSPALFPPPPPEMNCIRCGACARACPADLQPFELYWFSRAKNFGKAQEYHLFDCIECGCCAYVCPSHIRLVDYYRFSKSEIWARERDKAAADAARDRFEFRNERQEREKREKAERLAAKAAATKAKLAESAQAGSGDKGGDGEAKPAADDAKAALIAAALERAKQQKAQVQAKNTDNLSPAQAAQVDAAEARRNGATDAEAAPDTPKEAPEQN; encoded by the coding sequence ATGATCGCCGGGCTGTTCCGATTCAACGGCGGCGTCAAGCCGGAGACCCACAAGAACGAGTCGGCCGACACCCCGATCCGCACCGCGCCGCTGCCCGCGCGCCTGCTGGTGCCACTGCGCCAGAGTGCCCGCACCACGGCCCGCTGCATCGTCGAACCGGGCCAGAAGGTGCTCAAGGGCGAGCGCATCGGCGAGCCCGACGATGCGCTGAGCACCGCCGTGCATGCCCCCACCTCGGGCACCGTCATCGGCATCGAGCTGCACACCATGGCCCATGCCTCGGGCCTGGGCACCCGCTGCGTGATCATCGAGCCGGACGGCGAAGACCGCTGGATCGAGCCGCGCCCGGGCGACCTGAGCGGCGCGCCGCGCGAGGAACAGCTCGCCTGGCTGCGCGACTGCGGCGTCGTCGGCCTCGGCGGCGCCACCTTCCCCAGCCACATCAAGGTGGGTCGCGGCACCGGCATCGACACCCTGGTACTCAACGGCGCCGAGTGCGAACCGTGGATCACCTGCGACGACCGGCTCATGCGCGAACGCGCCGACAGCATCCTTGCCGGCGCCGTACTGCTCAAGTCGCTGGTCGGCGCGCAGCGCATCGTCGTCGGCATCGAGGACAACAAGCCCGAGGCCATCGCCGCCATGGAACAGGCGGCAGGCGCGCTGGATGCCGACATCCGGATCACCGCCATCCCCGCCATCTACCCGGCCGGCGGCGAAAAACAGCTCATCCGCGTGCTCACCGGCATCGAAATTCCGCACGGCAAGCTCGGCGGCGACTTCGGCGTCCAGTGCTTCAACGTCGGCACCGCCCATGCGGTGCATCGCGCCATCGTCCATGGCGAACCGCTCATCTCACGCGTCGTCACCCTCACCGGCAACGTCGCCGAGGCCGGCAACGTGGAGGCGCTGATCGGCACCCCGATCGCCGACCTGCTCGAGCAGGCCGGCCCGCGCGAGGACACCGACCGCATCCTCCTGGGCGGCCCCATGATGGGGTTCGAGATGCCCCAAGGGGACGTGCCGCTGGCCAAGGGCAGCAACTGCGTGATCGCCTGTTCGCCCGCCCTGTTTCCGCCGCCGCCGCCGGAGATGAACTGCATCCGCTGCGGCGCCTGCGCCCGCGCCTGTCCGGCCGACCTGCAACCCTTCGAACTGTACTGGTTCTCCCGCGCCAAGAACTTCGGCAAGGCGCAGGAATACCACCTGTTCGACTGCATCGAGTGCGGCTGCTGCGCCTATGTGTGCCCCTCGCACATCCGTCTGGTGGACTACTACCGCTTCTCCAAGAGCGAGATCTGGGCGCGCGAGCGCGACAAGGCCGCCGCCGACGCGGCGCGCGACCGCTTCGAATTCCGCAACGAGCGCCAGGAGCGCGAAAAGCGCGAGAAGGCCGAGCGGCTCGCCGCCAAGGCCGCCGCCACCAAGGCCAAACTGGCCGAAAGCGCCCAGGCAGGCAGCGGCGACAAGGGCGGTGACGGCGAGGCCAAACCCGCCGCCGACGACGCCAAGGCCGCGCTGATCGCCGCCGCCCTGGAACGCGCCAAGCAGCAGAAGGCCCAGGTCCAGGCGAAGAACACCGACAACCTGTCGCCGGCCCAGGCCGCCCAGGTGGACGCGGCCGAAGCGCGTCGCAATGGCGCCACCGACGCCGAGGCGGCCCCTGACACCCCGAAAGAAGCACCGGAACAGAACTGA
- a CDS encoding quinone-dependent dihydroorotate dehydrogenase, with amino-acid sequence MLYDLARPLLFALDPESAHELSLAALSRLGRLLPPARPLPANPVTVMGIDFPNRVGLAAGLDKNGEAIDGLARFGFGFIEIGTITPRAQPGNPKPRLFRLPEVQGIINRMGFNNHGVDALIANVRAARFTGVLGINIGKNFDTPIERAVDDYLACLEKVYPLAHYVTVNISSPNTKNLRALQGASELDGLLGPLKTAQARLADTHGRYVPLALKIAPDLDEAQITNIADALRRHRIDAVIATNTTIARDKVAGVRHGDEQGGLSGAPVREASTRVIRALSAQLQGELPIIGVGGILGGPDATEKIEAGAALVQVYSGLIYRGPALVRECVAATA; translated from the coding sequence ATGCTCTACGATCTCGCCCGCCCGCTCCTGTTCGCGCTCGACCCCGAGTCGGCCCACGAACTGTCGCTCGCCGCCCTCTCGCGCCTCGGGCGTCTGCTGCCACCGGCCCGCCCGCTGCCCGCAAACCCGGTCACGGTGATGGGCATCGATTTTCCCAACCGCGTGGGTCTGGCCGCCGGCCTGGACAAGAACGGCGAAGCCATCGACGGCCTGGCACGCTTCGGCTTCGGCTTCATCGAGATCGGCACCATCACGCCGCGGGCGCAGCCGGGCAACCCGAAACCGCGCCTGTTCCGCCTGCCCGAGGTCCAGGGCATCATCAACCGCATGGGCTTCAACAACCACGGCGTGGATGCGCTGATCGCCAACGTGCGTGCGGCGCGGTTCACCGGCGTGCTGGGCATCAACATCGGCAAGAACTTCGACACCCCGATCGAGCGCGCGGTGGACGACTACCTGGCCTGCCTGGAAAAAGTCTATCCGCTGGCCCATTACGTGACGGTGAACATCTCGTCGCCCAACACCAAGAACCTGCGCGCCCTGCAGGGCGCCTCGGAGCTGGACGGTCTGCTCGGCCCGCTCAAGACCGCCCAGGCGCGCCTGGCCGACACCCACGGCCGTTACGTGCCCCTGGCGCTCAAGATCGCCCCCGACCTGGACGAGGCGCAGATCACCAACATCGCCGACGCCCTGCGCCGCCACCGCATCGACGCGGTGATCGCCACCAACACCACCATCGCCCGCGACAAGGTCGCCGGCGTGCGCCACGGTGACGAACAGGGCGGCCTGTCCGGCGCGCCGGTGCGCGAGGCGAGCACCCGCGTGATCCGCGCCCTGTCGGCCCAGCTCCAGGGCGAGTTGCCCATCATCGGGGTGGGCGGCATTCTCGGCGGCCCCGACGCCACCGAGAAGATCGAGGCCGGCGCCGCGCTGGTTCAGGTCTATAGCGGCCTGATCTACCGCGGCCCCGCCCTGGTACGCGAATGCGTCGCGGCCACCGCCTGA
- the rsxB gene encoding electron transport complex subunit RsxB, translating into MLTAILVMGGIAIVLGAALGYASIHFKVQGDPLVDQIDAILPQTQCGQCGFPGCRPYAEAIANGEADINQCPPGGEEGIRHLADLLGREFKPLDEEHGVEKPKSVAVIDENTCIGCTLCIQACPVDAIVGAAKQMHTVVEKECTGCELCVAPCPVDCITMEPLPQTVKNWKWRYPVIELKEVA; encoded by the coding sequence ATGCTGACCGCCATCCTCGTCATGGGCGGCATCGCCATCGTCCTCGGCGCGGCGCTCGGCTATGCGTCCATCCACTTCAAGGTCCAGGGCGACCCGCTGGTGGACCAGATCGACGCCATCCTGCCCCAGACCCAATGCGGCCAGTGCGGCTTTCCCGGCTGCCGGCCCTATGCCGAAGCCATCGCCAACGGCGAGGCCGACATCAACCAGTGCCCGCCGGGCGGCGAGGAAGGCATCCGCCACCTCGCCGACCTGCTCGGCCGCGAGTTCAAGCCGCTCGACGAGGAACACGGTGTCGAGAAGCCCAAGTCGGTGGCCGTCATCGACGAGAACACCTGCATCGGCTGCACCCTGTGCATCCAGGCCTGCCCGGTGGACGCCATCGTCGGCGCCGCCAAGCAGATGCACACCGTGGTCGAGAAGGAATGCACCGGCTGCGAGCTGTGCGTTGCCCCCTGCCCGGTGGACTGCATCACCATGGAACCGCTGCCGCAAACGGTGAAGAACTGGAAATGGCGTTACCCGGTCATCGAGCTCAAGGAGGTGGCATGA